In Desulfomonile tiedjei DSM 6799, a genomic segment contains:
- a CDS encoding helix-turn-helix domain-containing protein, with protein sequence MRYYGIDFAAHELGVHPSSLRRWEENGLISPERATMGKTTLRIYDQDTMRVLRRAKRLMDTGMSARDAFAQATKEGQQND encoded by the coding sequence ATGAGATATTACGGAATTGACTTTGCAGCGCATGAACTGGGCGTGCATCCCTCTTCATTGCGGCGTTGGGAGGAGAATGGTCTGATTTCTCCAGAACGTGCAACGATGGGCAAGACCACGTTGAGGATTTACGACCAAGATACCATGCGGGTGCTACGGCGAGCAAAAAGATTGATGGATACAGGTATGAGCGCAAGGGACGCTTTTGCCCAGGCAACGAAGGAGGGACAACAAAATGATTGA
- a CDS encoding DUF4238 domain-containing protein, whose translation MNESICRHKLINRAGDDQINNIEGLAEVWDEVVQRIIKRMIELIAPQIDGIHVNLREEVTFDVARLMDFIAEKVINLRMEQRSLSQLDEESERQYFLTEEGNTKIEHTACVLSQALQKKYCERWKPKTDALLRNEKNPKKTKLSIKKVEKNHFIPKSFIRRYWSRDGLVCRFTKGKDGSFKSKRIPFSQWGYARNLCSDRLEAYFGLIEGDAVRPIEMLLQVVPLNRPQKEALIGFIVIQQLRNPHLISQSRELMKPLVKSMVGERQSESREYMNSVYETLYENDEFYDLIARPIFNSKWVLIRSERPCFVLPDTCSVFGHHKGLPYSIVPLTPSDCFVALPLAEKGERIVPHYVEADEALAQNIGQALIISAQEQFLADESMTNQGVIEHEPSTLIHRIMSSMIEETADK comes from the coding sequence ATGAATGAAAGCATTTGCAGACACAAATTGATCAATCGAGCAGGAGATGATCAGATTAATAATATTGAGGGTCTCGCAGAAGTCTGGGACGAAGTCGTCCAGAGAATAATCAAGAGAATGATCGAGCTCATTGCACCGCAGATCGATGGAATTCACGTCAACCTCCGTGAAGAGGTGACTTTTGACGTGGCGAGATTAATGGATTTTATTGCGGAAAAAGTGATCAATCTTAGAATGGAACAAAGATCGCTGTCTCAGCTTGATGAAGAATCCGAACGTCAATATTTCCTGACTGAGGAAGGGAATACAAAAATCGAGCACACTGCCTGCGTTTTGTCGCAGGCGTTACAAAAGAAATACTGCGAACGATGGAAACCAAAAACAGATGCCTTGCTCAGGAATGAAAAGAACCCCAAGAAGACAAAGCTCTCAATCAAGAAAGTAGAGAAGAATCATTTCATTCCGAAGTCATTTATAAGACGTTACTGGTCGAGAGATGGCCTTGTGTGTCGATTCACAAAAGGAAAGGATGGCTCATTCAAGTCGAAACGAATTCCATTCAGTCAATGGGGGTATGCGAGGAACTTATGTAGCGACAGACTCGAAGCTTACTTTGGTTTAATAGAAGGAGACGCAGTTCGCCCCATAGAGATGCTCCTGCAAGTCGTGCCTTTGAACAGGCCGCAAAAAGAGGCTCTAATAGGATTCATTGTCATTCAACAACTCCGCAACCCACATCTGATTTCTCAGTCAAGAGAGTTGATGAAGCCCCTGGTCAAGAGCATGGTGGGTGAAAGGCAGTCGGAGAGTCGTGAATACATGAACTCCGTATATGAGACGTTATACGAAAACGACGAATTCTATGATCTAATAGCGAGGCCGATCTTCAACAGCAAATGGGTCCTAATAAGATCTGAGAGGCCGTGTTTTGTTCTCCCAGACACGTGCAGTGTATTTGGACACCATAAGGGCTTGCCATACTCTATAGTGCCGCTCACGCCAAGTGACTGTTTTGTGGCGTTGCCCCTGGCCGAAAAAGGGGAGCGGATCGTTCCACATTACGTCGAAGCAGACGAAGCTTTGGCTCAAAATATTGGTCAAGCCCTTATTATCAGTGCGCAAGAACAGTTCTTGGCTGACGAGTCGATGACAAATCAGGGCGTCATCGAACATGAGCCGAGCACCCTGATTCACAGGATAATGTCGTCTATGATCGAAGAAACTGCCGACAAATAG
- a CDS encoding RecB family exonuclease, which yields MKPAFDYDHFSHSQLSCYTQCSLKYRFSYIENLEPEFTSSALVFGSSIHSGIQAYLQSVLEADPLRADQLADVFRSEWTGFGGPPVRYSGRETENGLQTKAQELFSLFVDHYDPASEVIAVEESFSIDLNDRIEVACCGPLPPFVGYIDAIIGKDGSTALIDYKTSSRKPNGDLNPMQLVAYSMGASVLGYEPNQLDYRFEYLIKTAKPDFVLCPVKIRDHDRERFLKIVARIWKAIRSSIFYPNPGYLCSSCGYQIWCKEW from the coding sequence ATGAAACCCGCATTCGATTACGATCACTTCTCGCATTCACAGCTCAGCTGCTACACGCAGTGCAGTCTGAAATATCGGTTCTCCTACATAGAAAACCTGGAACCCGAGTTCACTTCTTCAGCCCTGGTGTTCGGGTCATCCATACATTCGGGTATACAAGCGTATCTGCAAAGTGTTTTGGAAGCAGACCCGCTTAGGGCTGACCAATTGGCCGATGTTTTTCGCAGTGAATGGACAGGCTTTGGTGGACCGCCAGTCCGTTACTCGGGTAGAGAAACAGAGAATGGGCTTCAAACCAAAGCGCAAGAGCTGTTCTCCCTGTTCGTGGATCACTATGACCCTGCATCCGAGGTGATAGCCGTAGAGGAGTCGTTTTCCATCGATCTGAACGACAGGATAGAAGTGGCATGCTGCGGCCCTCTGCCTCCGTTTGTGGGGTACATCGATGCCATCATTGGAAAGGACGGGTCCACGGCGCTGATAGACTATAAGACCAGTTCACGCAAGCCTAATGGTGATCTCAATCCCATGCAGCTTGTAGCCTACAGCATGGGGGCGTCAGTCCTGGGATACGAGCCGAATCAGCTTGATTACAGGTTTGAGTACCTGATCAAAACTGCAAAGCCCGATTTCGTCCTGTGTCCTGTGAAAATCCGTGATCATGACCGTGAACGATTCCTGAAGATTGTGGCCAGGATATGGAAGGCGATCCGCTCGTCGATCTTCTATCCGAACCCAGGCTATCTGTGTAGTTCTTGCGGGTACCAAATATGGTGCAAGGAATGGTGA
- a CDS encoding DUF1016 domain-containing protein, with product MKNTTTEGNPENPQSDSSVLIDIDGIVKGINLRAVNTVEVGKMEIGEYILDELFQGRLGDAVSRNPYKSQSLVDVSKHPDLMVDRRTLGGWVRAADLKRTLTDLKADCSNLTLSHYALLLRVTDEKTRNDLAEKASKGAWSVRRLTEKVYETKKAKVYGGRMKDLRKMLENPLAYYGDEEAKKMLMDSILLQEELESEDRIRLIKTIDKTRPRLMEQLDLLDAAKKRLVRIELSEPEPEMA from the coding sequence ATGAAAAATACAACCACTGAGGGTAACCCTGAGAATCCGCAATCCGATTCTTCTGTGTTGATCGACATCGACGGGATTGTCAAAGGAATAAACCTTCGGGCAGTCAATACCGTTGAAGTCGGAAAGATGGAAATCGGCGAGTACATACTCGATGAGCTTTTTCAGGGTAGATTGGGTGATGCGGTTTCTCGAAATCCGTACAAGAGTCAGTCGCTGGTGGATGTCAGTAAGCATCCCGACCTGATGGTCGATAGGAGGACTCTCGGCGGGTGGGTGAGAGCTGCGGATCTCAAGCGAACCCTCACTGATCTCAAGGCGGATTGCTCCAACCTCACTCTTTCTCATTACGCACTGTTGTTGCGGGTGACCGATGAAAAGACCCGCAACGATCTTGCGGAAAAGGCCAGCAAGGGGGCCTGGTCGGTAAGGAGACTTACCGAAAAAGTCTATGAGACGAAGAAGGCCAAGGTGTATGGCGGAAGAATGAAAGACTTGAGGAAAATGTTGGAGAATCCCTTGGCTTACTATGGTGATGAGGAAGCCAAAAAGATGCTGATGGATTCCATCCTCCTTCAGGAAGAACTGGAATCCGAGGATCGGATAAGGCTCATCAAAACCATCGACAAGACGAGGCCGAGGCTCATGGAGCAGCTTGACCTCCTCGATGCAGCCAAGAAGCGCCTTGTACGTATTGAATTGAGTGAACCCGAGCCCGAAATGGCGTAA
- a CDS encoding type ISP restriction/modification enzyme codes for MPTLDLKTNHKAVKEYYAGLEEFHRLGVIHETAVRAAFQRLLEHCCKQTKWTFVGEYKYLRKGQRPLSVDGAAVDGFKIPQAYWEAKDTQDDLPKEVQKKFEKGYPRNNIVFQSPDRAILWQDSRQILDGDITKPDTLVYVVKELFAYQPQSQRDWEAAVEEFKQDIPASAAKLVELIETERKDNKSFVKAFNSFSEVCRSSINPNLSDAAVEEMLVQHLLTERIFRKVFHNSEFTDRNIIAREIERVIHALTSRKFSREEFLRPLDRFYGALERRAETLDDYSQQQTFLNTVYEKFFQGFAVKQADTHGIVYTPQPIVDFMVRSVEEILKREFGKSLSDEGVHIIDPFVGTGNFVTRIMREMKKTSLPQKYSQELHCNEVMLLPYYVASMNIEHEYYERTGEYKPFEGICLVDTFELAESKQLSFMFTQENTERVEKLRKTKLFVIIGNPPYNAHQLDENDKNKNRKYKTMDKRVAETYSKDSLATNKNALSDPYVKAIRWASDKILESREGVVAFVSNSNFVSDFGFDGMRKHLLEDFDLIYVLDLGGNVRKNPKISGTTHNVFGIQVGVSINLFVRLQNHGSGRFFYSRVDDFWKKEQKFSLLESCGAFSAVKWEEMSPDGRHSWLTSGMQPDFPDLLPMGTKETKAGMGNSLFKLFSSGIKTNRDSWVYNFDETRLSANIRRIIETYNDHVIRWSSSFPRPDVDSFVEEDVSKISWSEGLKTSLQRGKVVQFRDTSIRKAHYRPFTSMRLYLDPILAERCYRMPIVFPSSHTETENLAICVGAYGRKAFSVLMVDGFPDVNFFGDPHQVFPLFTYSEDGSDRRENITDWATEQFSSSVKGKVNKRQIFHYIYAALHSPEYREKYQANLKRELPRIPAPKTIDQFCAFVSAGERLADLHINYESQPEHPLEKIENPDKTLNWRVEKMKLTKDKTAIVYNDFLTLAGIPPEAFEYRLGNRSALEWIIDRYQVHTDKRSGIVNDPNRADDPQYIVKLIGKIITVSLETMKTVKSLPQL; via the coding sequence ATGCCGACGCTCGATCTCAAAACGAACCACAAAGCCGTGAAGGAATACTACGCAGGGCTCGAAGAATTTCACCGCCTCGGGGTTATCCATGAAACGGCTGTCCGTGCTGCGTTCCAAAGGCTCTTGGAGCATTGTTGCAAACAAACCAAGTGGACTTTCGTCGGCGAGTACAAATACCTCAGGAAGGGCCAGAGACCGCTCAGCGTTGACGGGGCGGCAGTTGACGGCTTCAAAATCCCGCAGGCTTATTGGGAGGCCAAGGATACGCAGGATGACCTCCCGAAAGAGGTGCAGAAGAAATTCGAGAAAGGCTATCCCAGGAACAACATCGTTTTCCAGAGTCCCGACAGGGCCATCCTTTGGCAAGATTCCCGTCAAATACTTGATGGAGACATCACCAAACCTGATACCCTGGTCTATGTCGTAAAGGAACTGTTTGCTTACCAGCCCCAGAGCCAAAGGGATTGGGAAGCAGCTGTTGAGGAGTTCAAGCAAGACATACCCGCAAGTGCGGCCAAGCTGGTCGAACTCATCGAGACCGAACGCAAAGACAACAAAAGCTTTGTGAAAGCTTTCAACAGCTTTTCTGAAGTGTGCCGCTCGTCCATCAATCCCAACCTGTCAGATGCCGCCGTAGAAGAAATGCTTGTTCAACACCTGTTGACGGAAAGAATCTTCCGCAAGGTTTTTCACAACTCCGAATTCACGGACCGCAACATCATTGCTCGGGAAATTGAACGGGTCATCCATGCTCTCACATCAAGAAAATTTAGTCGAGAAGAGTTCCTGAGGCCGCTGGATCGTTTCTATGGGGCGCTTGAACGCAGGGCCGAGACCCTTGATGACTACAGCCAACAGCAGACCTTCTTGAACACAGTGTATGAGAAGTTCTTCCAGGGTTTTGCTGTCAAGCAGGCAGACACTCACGGTATCGTGTACACCCCGCAGCCCATTGTAGATTTCATGGTTCGCTCTGTGGAGGAAATCCTGAAAAGAGAGTTCGGGAAGAGTCTGAGCGACGAAGGGGTGCACATAATCGATCCCTTCGTGGGCACAGGGAATTTCGTTACACGGATCATGCGGGAGATGAAGAAGACTTCCCTGCCTCAGAAATACTCCCAGGAATTGCACTGCAACGAGGTGATGCTGCTCCCATATTACGTGGCATCCATGAACATTGAACACGAGTATTATGAACGGACGGGAGAATACAAGCCTTTCGAGGGTATCTGCCTTGTGGACACCTTTGAGCTAGCGGAAAGCAAGCAACTATCCTTCATGTTCACACAGGAGAATACCGAGCGGGTAGAAAAGCTCAGAAAAACCAAGCTATTTGTTATTATTGGGAACCCTCCGTACAATGCCCATCAATTAGACGAAAACGACAAGAATAAGAATCGTAAGTACAAGACCATGGACAAAAGGGTCGCAGAGACATATTCGAAAGATAGCTTGGCAACCAACAAGAACGCCTTGTCCGATCCATACGTGAAAGCTATACGTTGGGCGTCAGATAAAATCCTTGAGAGTAGAGAGGGAGTCGTAGCCTTTGTCTCGAACAGCAACTTCGTGTCGGATTTCGGCTTCGATGGAATGCGTAAGCACCTGCTCGAAGACTTCGATCTTATCTATGTTCTTGACCTTGGCGGGAACGTCCGAAAGAACCCTAAGATTTCTGGAACGACGCATAACGTTTTTGGAATACAGGTTGGTGTTAGTATTAACCTTTTTGTTCGTTTGCAGAATCACGGCAGCGGAAGATTCTTCTATTCTCGTGTAGATGATTTCTGGAAAAAGGAGCAGAAATTTTCCCTCCTGGAATCCTGTGGAGCATTTTCAGCTGTGAAGTGGGAAGAGATGTCTCCTGACGGCAGACACTCTTGGCTCACGAGCGGAATGCAGCCTGACTTCCCTGATTTGTTACCCATGGGAACAAAAGAGACGAAAGCAGGAATGGGAAATTCCCTCTTCAAGCTGTTCAGTTCTGGCATAAAGACAAATCGGGACTCGTGGGTCTACAATTTCGACGAAACACGGCTTTCTGCAAACATTCGCAGGATTATAGAGACTTACAATGACCACGTAATTCGATGGAGCAGCAGTTTTCCCAGGCCAGACGTGGACAGCTTCGTCGAGGAGGACGTGTCCAAAATCAGTTGGTCCGAGGGTCTCAAGACCTCCTTGCAGAGGGGAAAGGTTGTTCAGTTCCGTGATACGTCCATTCGTAAGGCTCATTATCGCCCGTTCACCTCGATGAGATTGTACCTCGATCCTATTCTCGCAGAACGATGCTATCGAATGCCTATAGTCTTTCCATCATCTCATACGGAAACTGAGAACCTTGCTATTTGCGTCGGCGCTTATGGACGTAAGGCATTTTCTGTGCTGATGGTCGATGGCTTCCCAGACGTGAATTTCTTTGGAGATCCTCATCAGGTCTTCCCGTTGTTCACTTACTCGGAAGATGGGTCGGATCGACGTGAGAACATCACAGATTGGGCAACAGAACAGTTCTCATCATCTGTAAAAGGCAAAGTTAATAAGAGGCAAATCTTCCATTACATTTACGCTGCTCTTCACTCTCCAGAATATCGGGAAAAATACCAAGCCAATCTCAAAAGAGAGCTTCCACGGATACCTGCGCCGAAAACCATTGACCAGTTCTGTGCGTTCGTGTCGGCAGGCGAACGACTGGCAGATTTGCACATCAATTACGAGTCCCAGCCCGAACACCCTCTTGAGAAAATAGAGAATCCCGACAAGACCCTTAACTGGCGGGTGGAAAAGATGAAACTGACGAAGGACAAAACAGCCATTGTCTATAACGACTTTCTTACCCTTGCAGGCATTCCTCCAGAAGCCTTTGAATACAGGCTTGGCAATCGTTCTGCATTGGAATGGATCATTGACAGGTACCAGGTACACACGGACAAGAGGAGCGGCATTGTCAACGATCCGAACCGAGCAGATGACCCGCAGTACATTGTGAAGCTGATTGGGAAGATTATTACAGTGAGCCTGGAAACGATGAAGACCGTGAAATCTCTGCCCCAACTGTGA
- a CDS encoding IS701 family transposase, giving the protein MKRSIPDPFGIDEIHFRACFSAPSFRIFVALVVGWVLTMGKHTISQVILTMRLHESKHFASIYRFLGKGRWETDFVSYFVFRMLVETLIAEGIEILVVIDDTLNKHTGKKICGAGWQHDGSLPKHTKQKGYGVCFVIIGLAIRLPGISDRMFCLPYAARLWWPPKAKFNPKSLPYKTKPELGLDLINLTHSWLQEGERLRIVFDLGYCCDTILKARPKNVHITGRLRKDAALFAVLEPAPFTVMGRPRKRGARLPSLETMFQDPNLGWNEIRVFCYGKQTKLLIHQFTALWYHSAGQQPLSIVLCHDPAGHHANMVFFDTDPQAAPQQIIERYAARFSIEMTNRETKNLLGAAEPQCRKETSVTRAPMFAYWAYCFVVLWFVGQFVTAKNLVADPAPWYCRKKSFTFSDMLAAARRSHFSLRIYSKASRINKFEKLNGPRSTRGLDHARIAKL; this is encoded by the coding sequence TTGAAGAGATCTATACCAGATCCGTTCGGGATTGACGAGATTCATTTCAGAGCGTGTTTCAGCGCACCGAGTTTCCGTATCTTCGTTGCGCTGGTGGTCGGTTGGGTGCTCACTATGGGCAAGCACACTATCAGCCAGGTGATTCTGACCATGAGACTCCATGAATCCAAGCACTTCGCCAGCATCTACCGATTCCTCGGCAAGGGACGATGGGAGACTGACTTTGTCTCCTATTTCGTCTTCAGAATGTTGGTAGAAACGCTGATTGCAGAAGGGATCGAGATCCTTGTGGTGATTGACGACACCTTGAACAAGCACACTGGCAAGAAGATCTGTGGCGCGGGCTGGCAGCATGATGGTTCACTCCCAAAGCATACTAAGCAAAAGGGGTATGGAGTGTGCTTTGTCATCATAGGACTGGCGATTCGCCTTCCCGGCATCAGCGATCGCATGTTTTGTCTGCCATACGCTGCCCGCCTTTGGTGGCCGCCAAAGGCCAAGTTTAATCCCAAGAGCCTGCCCTACAAGACAAAACCCGAACTTGGATTGGATCTTATAAATCTGACTCATTCATGGCTCCAAGAGGGAGAAAGACTGAGAATTGTGTTCGACCTGGGATACTGCTGCGATACCATCCTCAAAGCACGACCCAAGAATGTGCACATTACAGGGAGGCTGAGAAAGGATGCAGCTTTGTTCGCTGTGCTGGAACCTGCTCCATTTACAGTGATGGGCAGACCTCGCAAGAGAGGCGCTCGACTGCCCTCCCTGGAAACGATGTTCCAGGACCCCAATCTGGGGTGGAATGAGATTAGGGTCTTCTGCTATGGAAAACAAACTAAGCTCCTGATACATCAGTTCACGGCGCTATGGTATCATAGCGCAGGGCAACAGCCTCTTTCGATCGTGTTGTGCCATGACCCGGCCGGCCACCATGCCAATATGGTGTTTTTCGATACGGACCCTCAGGCTGCACCACAGCAGATTATCGAGCGCTACGCTGCACGCTTTAGCATTGAGATGACCAATCGAGAGACCAAGAACCTCCTGGGTGCGGCTGAACCTCAGTGTCGGAAAGAGACCTCGGTAACCCGTGCCCCTATGTTTGCTTACTGGGCCTACTGCTTTGTAGTGCTTTGGTTCGTTGGGCAATTCGTCACTGCAAAGAACCTCGTTGCCGACCCGGCTCCCTGGTACTGCCGGAAAAAGTCGTTCACCTTTTCAGACATGCTGGCAGCAGCTCGAAGGAGTCATTTCTCGCTGAGAATTTATTCGAAAGCCAGCCGAATCAATAAGTTCGAAAAACTCAACGGCCCGCGCTCCACGCGCGGACTCGACCATGCAAGAATCGCGAAACTATAG
- a CDS encoding HNH endonuclease encodes MKCIFCNIEKPEDQFSTEHVFPMAIGGSFKIEKSVCRDCNSELGQRIDPAITDHPLIRLIRSHLGLVGQKGNIRPFIGELVESSTDNKEDIKVKLTYDKREGGLHPRVVPKECAPPTTNDGAEWRTFIYDPEDVGSIESRIRSFYEKEGLPAPPPEDISHLCEYLREHPDGVECLLTSDRKIGFRGRMVKAEPNLVALSEDIDAVHCKRAVAKIAYELACEWLGRDYMEDPCGETLRRFVIEPSSACEDAVNSIISLRHIPVFDGPLSALGSSHMARICYSGNDLVCVIKIFNVIEACITLTHNRSAYQVFIPRRVDIDAKTGKCLATPLQGVVSRSGN; translated from the coding sequence ATGAAGTGCATTTTCTGCAATATCGAAAAACCAGAAGACCAGTTCTCTACTGAGCACGTGTTTCCTATGGCCATCGGCGGCTCCTTTAAGATTGAAAAAAGTGTCTGCAGGGATTGCAACTCAGAACTAGGACAGAGGATCGATCCCGCAATAACTGATCATCCTCTGATACGATTGATCAGATCCCACTTAGGCTTGGTGGGACAAAAAGGCAACATAAGACCCTTCATTGGAGAGCTGGTGGAAAGCTCAACCGACAACAAAGAAGACATTAAGGTTAAACTGACATATGACAAAAGAGAAGGCGGCTTGCATCCACGAGTTGTTCCCAAAGAATGTGCCCCTCCAACAACAAATGACGGTGCCGAATGGCGGACATTTATCTACGATCCTGAAGATGTGGGCAGTATCGAGTCCCGAATCCGATCGTTTTACGAGAAGGAAGGTCTCCCCGCCCCGCCCCCTGAAGACATCTCGCATTTATGCGAATACCTCAGGGAACACCCAGATGGGGTTGAATGCCTGTTAACGAGCGATCGAAAAATCGGGTTTCGGGGCAGAATGGTGAAGGCCGAACCGAATCTGGTTGCACTTTCGGAAGACATCGATGCCGTGCATTGCAAGCGTGCTGTGGCCAAGATTGCTTATGAGTTAGCGTGTGAATGGCTTGGACGAGACTACATGGAGGACCCGTGTGGTGAAACACTCCGACGTTTCGTCATCGAGCCTTCGTCGGCATGCGAAGATGCTGTCAACAGCATAATCTCTTTGAGGCACATACCCGTCTTTGACGGGCCGCTTAGCGCTCTGGGATCCTCTCACATGGCCCGTATCTGCTATTCAGGAAATGATTTGGTTTGCGTAATAAAGATCTTTAATGTGATTGAGGCCTGCATAACGCTAACTCACAACCGTTCTGCTTATCAGGTCTTTATTCCACGCCGAGTCGATATAGACGCAAAGACAGGTAAGTGTTTGGCGACTCCCTTGCAAGGAGTAGTTTCAAGATCGGGTAATTAG
- a CDS encoding tyrosine-type recombinase/integrase — protein MAIKNENGRFVIYFQWKKERLETVSEAKNLAEAKRIEKDVKSAFRVYRFDSLDEAAKAWVIRTHENKGWALPSELARPLPGEDLTLMQAITAYLEADTRHRSERNLSAIDRLVEHFTDNPRLKDIRVPQVREYRRARQEKVENGTVNRELSVLSGVMRLQVELENLDFNPCTMIKRLPENQRDTYLSWKDFSRLLEHSGWIRDVLEMMYYTGMRFGEVVNLRWEMYKPERRMLVLPPDVTKEGKSERKVRLRPKRVPLRKEPLELLETLRRGDDGKVVRAIGLIFAYGGRYKKHRGPQSDPIDRFMVRKAWDNAIKATGLKGLQRRDLRHTWKTNAQRSGMDPAVRNLIVGHSGERSVQDRYIRVSDQVLLDAVDSMTFDHGWTELDIAEKAHPDSLPKKVTGKSRENSEERKKAVG, from the coding sequence GTGGCAATAAAAAACGAGAATGGACGCTTCGTGATTTACTTTCAGTGGAAAAAGGAGCGCTTGGAGACGGTATCCGAGGCGAAAAACCTGGCCGAAGCCAAGAGGATTGAAAAAGACGTGAAAAGCGCTTTCAGAGTCTATCGTTTTGATAGCTTAGATGAAGCCGCAAAAGCTTGGGTCATCCGCACCCATGAGAACAAGGGCTGGGCTTTGCCATCAGAATTGGCTCGGCCTCTGCCTGGAGAAGATCTCACGCTTATGCAAGCAATTACGGCTTATCTGGAAGCCGACACACGGCATCGCTCGGAGCGGAACCTATCAGCGATTGATCGTTTGGTCGAGCACTTCACGGACAATCCTCGGTTGAAAGACATACGAGTCCCCCAGGTGAGGGAATATCGAAGAGCTAGGCAGGAAAAAGTTGAGAATGGAACCGTCAACAGGGAACTTTCCGTCTTGTCTGGGGTAATGCGGTTGCAAGTGGAACTGGAGAATCTGGACTTCAACCCTTGTACGATGATCAAGCGACTGCCCGAAAACCAGCGAGATACCTATTTGTCTTGGAAGGACTTTAGTCGCCTGCTGGAGCACTCTGGGTGGATTCGGGACGTTCTTGAGATGATGTACTACACGGGCATGAGATTCGGAGAGGTCGTAAACCTGAGATGGGAAATGTACAAACCTGAACGTCGAATGTTGGTACTGCCCCCAGACGTGACCAAAGAGGGCAAGAGCGAAAGAAAAGTCAGGTTACGGCCTAAGAGAGTACCGTTGCGGAAGGAACCGCTTGAGCTTCTCGAAACTCTCAGACGTGGCGATGACGGAAAAGTGGTCCGAGCAATAGGACTGATCTTTGCCTATGGTGGACGATACAAGAAGCACCGTGGTCCGCAAAGTGATCCCATTGATCGTTTCATGGTGCGAAAGGCTTGGGACAATGCGATTAAGGCTACTGGTCTCAAGGGCCTTCAGAGACGTGATCTCAGGCATACATGGAAGACCAACGCCCAACGCTCGGGGATGGACCCGGCGGTGAGAAATCTTATCGTCGGCCACTCTGGGGAACGCTCCGTTCAAGATCGGTACATCAGGGTGTCTGACCAAGTGCTCTTGGATGCTGTGGACTCCATGACTTTCGACCACGGATGGACCGAACTGGACATTGCCGAAAAGGCCCATCCCGATAGTCTCCCGAAAAAAGTCACGGGAAAGTCACGGGAAAACTCGGAGGAAAGAAAAAAGGCCGTGGGGTGA
- a CDS encoding helix-turn-helix domain-containing protein encodes MSGKELLTAAEAAERLRIEKRTLLKWARENKIESVKLSRKVVLFTADAVDDFVEGKSKKIEPIPVNHQEAGRRTASPIPKKKGGDKKSLGELWKDLRKEVKQWQ; translated from the coding sequence TTGTCAGGAAAGGAACTACTAACCGCTGCCGAGGCAGCCGAGAGGCTCAGAATTGAGAAGAGGACGTTGTTGAAATGGGCGAGAGAGAATAAGATTGAAAGCGTGAAATTGTCGAGAAAGGTGGTATTATTCACCGCCGACGCCGTGGATGATTTCGTGGAGGGCAAGTCGAAAAAGATCGAGCCCATCCCCGTGAATCATCAAGAGGCTGGCAGAAGGACAGCCAGCCCGATCCCGAAAAAGAAGGGAGGCGATAAAAAGAGTTTAGGGGAATTGTGGAAAGACCTTCGCAAGGAGGTCAAACAGTGGCAATAA